The Nitrospira sp. genome window below encodes:
- a CDS encoding glycosyltransferase family 9 protein: MKRQDSERDTLHEARFTHDARRLGVTGDEVMVVPVVNASQNKGRDMGRVLVIQLARLGDLVQTVPAITALRTAHPDWVIHLLCPAQLAELGRLLPGVSHVVSWDGAAWHRRAASAEVEVRPEHLAEAGAGIRAISKDLYDRAFVLNQHPRAFIAGALLARESVGAVSGKPLSHKLSPWAEYIRRVATSKRSHRVHLADAFCGMCGLSPTNDIMPIQVPTTVLPTDLEPIGQSNGDWIGLLVGAGDQERLVPIGVWKRLIAECLELCPDSRIVLIGDQHEHERAQRIQEALAPLLLGRVWDTTGRLSLVQLAGLLARCRVVVGTDTGPLHLAAAVGTRVIGWYFARARVHETGPYGLNHWVWQAEAREMDRLTAVKPSRWPIAETIALLGDGAAASVEEWSLWRSYRDNLGAYYVESEHEPIEPCERAQIWRQLQPLSVS; the protein is encoded by the coding sequence GTGAAACGTCAGGATTCGGAACGAGATACGCTTCATGAGGCTCGCTTCACGCATGATGCACGCAGGCTGGGTGTCACCGGTGACGAGGTGATGGTTGTCCCCGTGGTCAATGCAAGCCAGAATAAGGGACGGGACATGGGACGCGTCCTTGTGATTCAACTGGCCAGATTAGGGGATCTCGTGCAAACGGTTCCTGCGATCACCGCGCTGAGGACAGCTCACCCAGATTGGGTGATTCATCTCTTGTGTCCGGCGCAGTTGGCCGAACTCGGTCGACTCCTACCAGGAGTTTCTCATGTTGTGAGCTGGGATGGAGCCGCATGGCATCGACGAGCGGCCAGTGCCGAGGTGGAGGTACGTCCCGAACATCTTGCAGAAGCCGGTGCCGGGATTCGTGCCATCAGCAAAGACCTCTATGACCGTGCGTTTGTGTTGAACCAACATCCTCGAGCGTTCATAGCCGGAGCACTCCTCGCACGGGAGTCCGTTGGAGCCGTAAGCGGGAAGCCGCTGAGCCACAAGCTGTCCCCGTGGGCGGAGTACATCAGACGCGTGGCGACATCCAAACGCAGTCATCGTGTTCACCTGGCGGACGCGTTTTGTGGCATGTGCGGCCTCTCCCCAACGAATGACATCATGCCCATACAAGTTCCAACAACGGTCCTTCCCACCGACCTTGAGCCGATCGGGCAGTCGAATGGTGATTGGATCGGCCTGCTGGTTGGGGCGGGAGATCAAGAGCGATTGGTTCCGATTGGAGTCTGGAAGCGCCTGATCGCCGAGTGTCTGGAGCTGTGTCCTGACAGTCGCATCGTGTTGATCGGGGATCAGCACGAACACGAGCGGGCACAACGTATTCAGGAGGCACTCGCTCCGTTGCTTCTGGGTCGGGTGTGGGACACCACAGGAAGGCTCTCGCTGGTTCAGCTGGCGGGCCTTCTCGCTCGCTGTCGCGTTGTGGTCGGAACGGACACCGGTCCACTTCATCTCGCAGCGGCGGTCGGGACCAGAGTCATCGGGTGGTATTTTGCCAGGGCGCGTGTGCATGAAACGGGGCCCTATGGTCTGAATCACTGGGTATGGCAGGCGGAGGCGAGAGAGATGGATCGGCTGACCGCAGTCAAGCCGAGCCGATGGCCCATCGCTGAGACGATAGCCCTGCTTGGTGATGGCGCTGCCGCGTCGGTCGAGGAGTGGTCGCTGTGGAGAAGTTACCGCGATAATCTGGGCGCCTATTATGTCGAGTCGGAGCACGAGCCGATCGAGCCGTGTGAA